The Synergistaceae bacterium genome segment TAGGCAAAAGAACCTTCTTCGACCAATCTTTTAACAGGCCAGGTTTTTCCTCCATCAAAACTGGCCCAAACTGTGCCCCGTACACGTTCTGTCCATCGGGCCTCGAATGCTAAATCTTCATCATTTTCTTTTTGTGGAATATCAATATTACTAAAGAGTAATATGTCATAACCTTCGATGGGCAACCTTACCAAACCAGCCATAAGCCCATAATCGCTATGCTGATTGCCATCAGGCAACTCATCGCTAATTGAGCCATCCACCCAAGTTTGTCCACCATCATAACTATATGCTGTATATCTCCACCGTGGATTTAATCCTTCGGTTGACTTATGACGACGAGAATTGTAATAAAGCGATCCATCTGAAAGTTCTACAATAGCTGCTTCACCAGTTCCATAATACGGAAAAGGCTCGCTTGTTTGCCAAGTTTTTCCTCCATCATCGCTATACATGGCATTGGTATAATGTTGATTCCAGAATGGAGCATCATTTCCCTCTCCATAATACCTGGTGGGTCTGATGAGCCTACCTTTATATTCACCATGCTGTAAAGTAATACCATGCTCATTCATATGCATAGAATGAATATGACCCAAACTATTTGGCTTTATAGTTATGTTGTCTTGTTTCCACGTTTTCCATTATATGTGCTCTATAAAGCATTACTGGCGCAATAGAGTGACCCTCTTCAATAAACAGAAGAATATCACCAGTAGTTTCATCTACAATAGCCCCACCACCTTGAAAGCCAGGATTGACTATATCTATTGCTGGTTGCCAGGTTGCTCCTCCATCTTCACTACGTCTTACCCTGATGTTTTCACTTCCCCAACTACAT includes the following:
- a CDS encoding exo-alpha-sialidase; this encodes MGHIHSMHMNEHGITLQHGEYKGRLIRPTRYYGEGNDAPFWNQHYTNAMYSDDGGKTWQTSEPFPYYGTGEAAIVELSDGSLYYNSRRHKSTEGLNPRWRYTAYSYDGGQTWVDGSISDELPDGNQHSDYGLMAGLVRLPIEGYDILLFSNIDIPQKENDEDLAFEARWTERVRGTVWASFDGGKTWPVKRLVEEGSFAYSSMAAGRAGTDSEGIVYLLYESDGGAKMARFNLAWLTNGIDWKQYVSE
- a CDS encoding exo-alpha-sialidase; amino-acid sequence: MRKITISSFLLLIVLLASCKSDHKNSFWSDGVALFDIQEVFRDERFPNVVVAKDGSIVCSWGSENIRVRRSEDGGATWQPAIDIVNPGFQGGGAIVDETTGDILLFIEEGHSIAPVMLYRAHIMENVETRQHNYKAK